The Epinephelus lanceolatus isolate andai-2023 chromosome 13, ASM4190304v1, whole genome shotgun sequence genomic interval tgtttattttgtccAACATTTGCAAATATTTGAACCTACCTGTCAAGCTTTTGTCTAGCATTGCTGTCAAAAGAATGTGTGGTAAATGCAATGGGTGGATTGTCACAGGTGTATCCACTCTGAAACAATGGTGTGAGTCATAATACACAAGGTACAGCCCTGTGCTCAAAGACTGGCACTGTAAAGAACAGATGAGACAAAAAATATGTCAGATTAAAGTTAATAAATCGCCcacacattaaaatatatttttcctgtGGCAGACAACAGTGCATTTACACATATACAGACAGTTGAGCCAAAACTTCAAATGTATGTTTGCATTCAAACCTTAACCTCTTCTCCTACACAGACTGCACCAACTGAAGAAAATTGACGAGGAGCCTAAGCCAGGCGTTGGCCGCATTGCAGATAAAATCAGCCTCTTTGAGCACTCGACAGCGAGGGTCAACAAGCAGACCTTTCCAGCCCCGAGGAGCGCGGATGTCTCTCCTGTCAGGAATGCCACAGATAGGCTTAAAGAAAATTTGTTTCTATCAGAGCAGAGGTCAAGATCGGCTGAACGTTACAGCTCGGCCAGGTCCAGCTCTGTTTCGCCTGTCAGGGAGAAGCTGATGACGATCAAAGAGCGAGCACAGAACTTCGCAGAGGCGTCTGAAACGGCGCCTCAAAAGCCAGCCTTGATAGAGATATCTCAAAAATCCACCTCGTCTGCTGCGGTGGCTGCAATGAAGTCACCAGAACTGGACAGTCAGGGTAGACTGGATACTAAAGTGCAAATACAAGCAAAAGCAAAGTCAGAGATAACTTTGAAACCAGATGAACAAGATACCACGGCTGTAGGGGTAAAAACTTCCATTCCTAAAGAACAACCAGCAGACGTCATAAGAAATGACACAGTTGCCTCAAAAACAGCTGATCAAGGTACGAAGCCTGACAGCGTTGACGCAGATGTTCCAGCTAAAGGGACAGGTGATGCAGAACTGACTGACAGCATTAGCCCACAGTCCAAAGGCCCGAGCAGAACGGGCTCCCGCTCTAAAAGACGAAAAGGTAGGGAACCAACCAGTCCCATGAGCCCGAGTAGTGAAAACGAGCCAGACTGCTCTACAAGTAAAGCAGAGCTCACTGCAACAAAGCAGAAACAGGTGGATAATAAAGCCGAGGCTGCTTCTGCCTCCAGACAGCTCACAGAGGAAGTCTCATTACCATCTGATAAAGCCCAAGGAAATACATCAGACAAACAGTCTCTGCCTGATACCAAACAGAAAGCACTTAGGAAGGATTTGGAGCTTTTAGACAAACAGAAGAAACAGTTAGATTCTTCATTTAAAAAGGAGAGTATTGACAAACTGGTCAACAGAAAGGAGGGATTGCCTGAACCGTCTGTCAGCAAAGATGAACCCGATACTGGTGCTCATAGCAGCGGAACAAAGACACCTATTGACAAGGATCCCGTTATTTTACCTCAAAAGGAGGAGAAGGCTGGGGGACACAGCCTCTTATTCACACAGAGGAGGGAAAAAGACAAGGACAGCAAAGAAACTTCAGCCTCCCCCGCCTCACCTTCAGTACAACGACCTACTAAGAAGATGGAGCCACCTGTTGAACTTCCCAAATTAGATAAGGAAATGCCATCTGAATCAAAAAGTAAAGCAAAAGAAAGGGAGGCAAACACAAATAAGGACACAGAACTAATAAATCAGGCTGAGAATAAAATTGTGGAGAAATTAGAAAAGGTTGAGAGTGAAAAAactgagaggaaaaacaaagaaaaaccacAGCTGCTCCCGCGTTCAGATAAAAATACCCCAAAGGCCAAGGTTGCAGACAGCAGACGAGGTATCTCGGGGACAGAGGGGAGCACTGCTAGAGatgatgaaagaaaaaatgctGAAAGAAAAGATGAGACACAGCCGGTTAAAGTCATGACAAAACCAGAGGCAAACCGTGCAGAACCGGCCGCTCAGTCCTCGAAAAACACCGCTGTTACATCAGACCTCCCTGCTGAAAAACAGTGTGTCAGACAGACTAAGACTACACGTCCAGAGACGATTCCTGTTTGTGCCGATAGCCACACTAATGAAGCCGCGAGTGTGACAAAGAGTGGGAAAGGGCCTCCTGAGCTGCAGACAAAGTCCGCAAAAAGCCCTGGAACAGAAACAGAGCCAGCGGTGATTGCAGCAGAACCACAGCCTCATTCTGTATCTGTGGAAAAAACGGAGAATTCACCAGATGACTCATGTGCACATGGAGCTAATGATGCTCAGATCCCCAGCTCAAAGTCTATTACCAAAGCAACTACAGCGGCTGAGAAAGTGACTGTAAAAGCCGCTGATGGCACTCCATCTCTGATAACTGCACAGACTGATAACAGATCAGAGAAGGACTCGTCTGTTAAAGAGCCCACTCCTATTTCTGTCTCTGAATCTGCGAGCAGCAGGGGAACAGAGTGGgatgatgggaaaaaaagttcAAGTGTCAAATCAAGGCCCTCAGAAGTCATAGTCTCAGGAGAAGGAGACGTGATGAAACTAGCTGCTAGGCGCCAACAGTGTGAGGAATCAAAAAATGCAGAGAGCACAAGTGATATCACTTCAGTCAAGGGCACAAAAAAAATAGCACAGAGCGCCTCTGATGGTGCCGCATCaagctctgcagttactgtggTAGGGAAGACAGCTGAGAAAACATTCcaatcaaaaataaatgaactttCACCTGTTGCTAACGGTGATATCTCTGCACTTCCACAACTCCACACAGTCAAAAAGGAAGCGGTCACTAAAAAGCAAAGTCTGAAAGCACTTACTTCCCCACAGGCCAATAAGCCGTTCTCAGAGCAGCGTTCAGCCATGAAGAAGCTCCATTTGCCACGGGGACTGAGCAAAGATGATTCCACAACACACCATGACGCCCCCTCTAGCTGGCTGGATGTAGACCTGCCTAAGAAGAAGCTTAAACTCCCACCACCCAAACTGACCTCTTCTGGAAGTGAGAGCAATCTTTTGGACGCTTCTAGTGAGCTAGACGACGCCGATTTCATTGAGAGAATCAAGAACCTCTGCGCCCCGTTCTCCCTCCCGCCACGTAAACACAACCAATTTCGGCCACCTCAGCCGCCATTCGCCATGCCCGCCATCAAAGAGGTCGGCATTGAGAAGACCTTTGACCCAGAGGAGTTTAAGTTTGGCTTAAGGAAGAAGAACAAGTTCACTGTGGATACAGCCCCGAGCTTTTTAGCCATGCTCCAGAACAAGGAGACAAAATCAAGCCTGAAGCCTGCCAGGGCAAGCTTGGCAGACAGGAGCCTGCTGCTCAGCAGCCTGGACACTCACTCTCGCCTCAGGGACAAGAGCCCCGTcgaggaagaggaaggtgaaaagaaggaggaggagaaagatgaaCAGGTCAGAGTGAAGTCTCGCTTGGAGGGGAGCTGCGTCCTCAGCAGcctcacctcctccatcttcaGAGGGAAGAGGAATGGAGTCCAGGCGGAAGGCACCAGCTCCGGGGATGTGTCCCCCAGTGATACCTCTCGGCAAAGCCCCCCGCTGTCAAGCCCGACTGCCACAGctccacataaaaacacacaggccCTCGGCAACAGAGAGGAAGCCCAGGCTGCGGAGGCTGTGGTCAGTGACTCAGGCCCTCCACTTCCCTCCTTTAACGACATCAAGCTGCCGGACTATTTAGAGAAGTACCTCCCCCGAGATCCAGCAAAATCAGTGCAGAGCACACAAGGACAGGAGCAAGTCAAAACAGAGGTTAGTTCCTTCTGTGTGTTGTTTTCAACAAGTAAAAATGATGTGAATGTTAAAGATGAGGTCTCTCAGACAACATACATCCTGCTAGCACAAGCTGAACTTCAGTTATTGACCAATAACACCATCAGTCAGAGCGTATTAATCATCTTGTGACAGGAAATACTTTTAGAACCAAGCGCTCTGTTTTAACACGTCTCTAAAtaaagtgctgcaggaatgagtccagcaaccaggaaatgagttagcattttagcattccCAGTTCCCTTGTTTTGAAGTCAATggcttttttgaatgggtttttttagatgcctgaaataaagtctgtggttaacacaagcatAAGAGACTTTCCTGTTTGGTTataagacataaaatgcatcagtgAAAACCCCagttgtgaattttgaagcttttatgggccttaaaaaaggcggttgctaacaggAAGCTAATCTAGACTACactgaacacagctttacagccttgttgtcgTGGCAACATTAAGTCATACGACCAtagtttagtttgtttatagcttaATGTTAGCTTCCCATGGTgtccacagagcttattttctgcaataatccaaaatcaaaTGGAAAAATCCCGTTGgatttttgacaagggaaccataCTAACTTCAGCGTCAGCCTACTTGAAGCACTGTCTAACAACAAACATCATTTCTGTAAATTTTTACTAGCAGAGAAGCCCAAGGAACAACTTTCACACATATCTGTTTATTTTCCACTTATTTATCAGGTTAATGGAAAAATGATAACTCCCGTCTCTGGAGGTGAAGCAGACCTGGCTGTGAAACCAGCTCCGGTGCTTCCTGATGCCGTGCCTCCATCTTTTCCTGATATTACTCCGATCACACACCCTGCAGTGCCTGAGCTCAAGCAGCCTCTGGCTCAGCCACAGGGAATACTTAGAAAAACTGTAAGTGTGCTGCATACATACTATCAAAGGATACCTAATGGTTTAGTATCACAGATTGAAGCTACACATCTTTTTTTAAGTACATGTATGAGCTTAGACAGCTCACTGAACCGAAAGGTGACCTAGAAACTATTTATACCCTTCATTTCCCTCGGAGCTGCTTTACCTACGCTCTTTATGGAAAATCCACCAGTTTATTTTAACACTATTTGCACTTTGGTGTCATCATCAGCAGCGGGGAAGCTTCTCAGTTCTTTTGCCTTGCTAGTCTCTAAAGATGATTCAGGGTAGAAACTAGTATTGATGTGAG includes:
- the LOC117270704 gene encoding uncharacterized protein LOC117270704 isoform X2, translating into MSEDPEEQQSTGVLGRIGSWLSPWRGKSPKSPTDSASPTGDQALRSEREEESEEPVRPRARTQQWEEKGQSFNPDPLFFPRDIFPCEEGDATQSAHRVGSAVSSTERAEGGPRKEEFAESRKKRAGQGKEREESSNGTSASGNPEKNASHLTHLSSSAEQGVVWDSDRAHTLPQAPRRAQAQAQAGRKLHVYLEETSVTQRGQDTCAGQEVKITKKNLKVLPKAKSSPSFDLGSISTSAENKRTNVRPAIGAQSYYSALVGVSLKSRKDSQSSPEPVEQTDTDSMGRKNAARRRIRKNSQGDGGNSPQEKMPPNTQHAPEGIPTSDNSATSPQGKSPKTHMGELSANSSSKHHPTSQASPEGAESKTSCSKSVKQLDRVQDSKSVTAAGLACVVDGGAAMEDDDSLYKVERKTETPESKRRSIKVSRSEVKLFTKNVPLKPKQSPAGDTQELKSPLRNNTDEAKDKPETEIDARLHQLKKIDEEPKPGVGRIADKISLFEHSTARVNKQTFPAPRSADVSPVRNATDRLKENLFLSEQRSRSAERYSSARSSSVSPVREKLMTIKERAQNFAEASETAPQKPALIEISQKSTSSAAVAAMKSPELDSQGRLDTKVQIQAKAKSEITLKPDEQDTTAVGVKTSIPKEQPADVIRNDTVASKTADQGTKPDSVDADVPAKGTGDAELTDSISPQSKGPSRTGSRSKRRKGREPTSPMSPSSENEPDCSTSKAELTATKQKQVDNKAEAASASRQLTEEVSLPSDKAQGNTSDKQSLPDTKQKALRKDLELLDKQKKQLDSSFKKESIDKLVNRKEGLPEPSVSKDEPDTGAHSSGTKTPIDKDPVILPQKEEKAGGHSLLFTQRREKDKDSKETSASPASPSVQRPTKKMEPPVELPKLDKEMPSESKSKAKEREANTNKDTELINQAENKIVEKLEKVESEKTERKNKEKPQLLPRSDKNTPKAKVADSRRGISGTEGSTARDDERKNAERKDETQPVKVMTKPEANRAEPAAQSSKNTAVTSDLPAEKQCVRQTKTTRPETIPVCADSHTNEAASVTKSGKGPPELQTKSAKSPGTETEPAVIAAEPQPHSVSVEKTENSPDDSCAHGANDAQIPSSKSITKATTAAEKVTVKAADGTPSLITAQTDNRSEKDSSVKEPTPISVSESASSRGTEWDDGKKSSSVKSRPSEVIVSGEGDVMKLAARRQQCEESKNAESTSDITSVKGTKKIAQSASDGAASSSAVTVVGKTAEKTFQSKINELSPVANGDISALPQLHTVKKEAVTKKQSLKALTSPQANKPFSEQRSAMKKLHLPRGLSKDDSTTHHDAPSSWLDVDLPKKKLKLPPPKLTSSGSESNLLDASSELDDADFIERIKNLCAPFSLPPRKHNQFRPPQPPFAMPAIKEVGIEKTFDPEEFKFGLRKKNKFTVDTAPSFLAMLQNKETKSSLKPARASLADRSLLLSSLDTHSRLRDKSPVEEEEGEKKEEEKDEQVRVKSRLEGSCVLSSLTSSIFRGKRNGVQAEGTSSGDVSPSDTSRQSPPLSSPTATAPHKNTQALGNREEAQAAEAVVSDSGPPLPSFNDIKLPDYLEKYLPRDPAKSVQSTQGQEQVKTEVNGKMITPVSGGEADLAVKPAPVLPDAVPPSFPDITPITHPAVPELKQPLAQPQGILRKTIRTAKGFHKRPGKMVLFEKAQFSGQAHEIYRDVADATSLQLSPLISVKVVRGCWVLYEKPDFQGRTIALEEGGTELTNVWAEPGLETEPQNNQPMRIGSIRLAIRDYSLPHIDLFTEPEGHGRVTPYHDDTIETGSFGIPLSTASIRVHSGVWLVFSDPGFQGMVAVLETGEYPFPEAWGFPSPFVGSLRPLKMGGFKVENPSEVKAVVYEKPGFEGSCLEIDSDIFSFCESEGDVPKDGANLDSTKLKSVGSLKITGGLWVGYSEPGFEGQQHILEEGEYLDCSDWGGSEPILSLRPVLADFISPHLKMFSDRDFGELGVNIDVSVPVINLDDTGYGARTQSVDVIRGVWVVFEEPGFCGESYILEKGLYGSPEDWGALQPRVASAMPVVLDDFENAAKFKVQLFSEPGFQGSVLSLEDSAASLPDGISVASCKVLAGSWLAFEGPDFTGRMYVLEVGNYPDLRAMGCVNASASILSLQTAGFEFSLPSITLFERCDLRGKRVVLTDGSVNLQLAGGCSRVQSVAVEGGMWVLYEGINYRGAQILLKPGEVLDWRKFSSWKKIGSLRPLIQKQVHFRLRNRQTGLMMSVTGDLDNVKLMRIQETEETDGFEQIWFYQNGHLHCQLLEECCLCPSGSVTMPGSRVGLIPELDSEIHLWSITPEGFIRYTPTPDLVLDVKGGLHYDKNHVILQTLDPHKLQQRWDVEII
- the LOC117270704 gene encoding uncharacterized protein LOC117270704 isoform X1, which translates into the protein MFTSYIKNLNDLVFSTSEDPEEQQSTGVLGRIGSWLSPWRGKSPKSPTDSASPTGDQALRSEREEESEEPVRPRARTQQWEEKGQSFNPDPLFFPRDIFPCEEGDATQSAHRVGSAVSSTERAEGGPRKEEFAESRKKRAGQGKEREESSNGTSASGNPEKNASHLTHLSSSAEQGVVWDSDRAHTLPQAPRRAQAQAQAGRKLHVYLEETSVTQRGQDTCAGQEVKITKKNLKVLPKAKSSPSFDLGSISTSAENKRTNVRPAIGAQSYYSALVGVSLKSRKDSQSSPEPVEQTDTDSMGRKNAARRRIRKNSQGDGGNSPQEKMPPNTQHAPEGIPTSDNSATSPQGKSPKTHMGELSANSSSKHHPTSQASPEGAESKTSCSKSVKQLDRVQDSKSVTAAGLACVVDGGAAMEDDDSLYKVERKTETPESKRRSIKVSRSEVKLFTKNVPLKPKQSPAGDTQELKSPLRNNTDEAKDKPETEIDARLHQLKKIDEEPKPGVGRIADKISLFEHSTARVNKQTFPAPRSADVSPVRNATDRLKENLFLSEQRSRSAERYSSARSSSVSPVREKLMTIKERAQNFAEASETAPQKPALIEISQKSTSSAAVAAMKSPELDSQGRLDTKVQIQAKAKSEITLKPDEQDTTAVGVKTSIPKEQPADVIRNDTVASKTADQGTKPDSVDADVPAKGTGDAELTDSISPQSKGPSRTGSRSKRRKGREPTSPMSPSSENEPDCSTSKAELTATKQKQVDNKAEAASASRQLTEEVSLPSDKAQGNTSDKQSLPDTKQKALRKDLELLDKQKKQLDSSFKKESIDKLVNRKEGLPEPSVSKDEPDTGAHSSGTKTPIDKDPVILPQKEEKAGGHSLLFTQRREKDKDSKETSASPASPSVQRPTKKMEPPVELPKLDKEMPSESKSKAKEREANTNKDTELINQAENKIVEKLEKVESEKTERKNKEKPQLLPRSDKNTPKAKVADSRRGISGTEGSTARDDERKNAERKDETQPVKVMTKPEANRAEPAAQSSKNTAVTSDLPAEKQCVRQTKTTRPETIPVCADSHTNEAASVTKSGKGPPELQTKSAKSPGTETEPAVIAAEPQPHSVSVEKTENSPDDSCAHGANDAQIPSSKSITKATTAAEKVTVKAADGTPSLITAQTDNRSEKDSSVKEPTPISVSESASSRGTEWDDGKKSSSVKSRPSEVIVSGEGDVMKLAARRQQCEESKNAESTSDITSVKGTKKIAQSASDGAASSSAVTVVGKTAEKTFQSKINELSPVANGDISALPQLHTVKKEAVTKKQSLKALTSPQANKPFSEQRSAMKKLHLPRGLSKDDSTTHHDAPSSWLDVDLPKKKLKLPPPKLTSSGSESNLLDASSELDDADFIERIKNLCAPFSLPPRKHNQFRPPQPPFAMPAIKEVGIEKTFDPEEFKFGLRKKNKFTVDTAPSFLAMLQNKETKSSLKPARASLADRSLLLSSLDTHSRLRDKSPVEEEEGEKKEEEKDEQVRVKSRLEGSCVLSSLTSSIFRGKRNGVQAEGTSSGDVSPSDTSRQSPPLSSPTATAPHKNTQALGNREEAQAAEAVVSDSGPPLPSFNDIKLPDYLEKYLPRDPAKSVQSTQGQEQVKTEVNGKMITPVSGGEADLAVKPAPVLPDAVPPSFPDITPITHPAVPELKQPLAQPQGILRKTIRTAKGFHKRPGKMVLFEKAQFSGQAHEIYRDVADATSLQLSPLISVKVVRGCWVLYEKPDFQGRTIALEEGGTELTNVWAEPGLETEPQNNQPMRIGSIRLAIRDYSLPHIDLFTEPEGHGRVTPYHDDTIETGSFGIPLSTASIRVHSGVWLVFSDPGFQGMVAVLETGEYPFPEAWGFPSPFVGSLRPLKMGGFKVENPSEVKAVVYEKPGFEGSCLEIDSDIFSFCESEGDVPKDGANLDSTKLKSVGSLKITGGLWVGYSEPGFEGQQHILEEGEYLDCSDWGGSEPILSLRPVLADFISPHLKMFSDRDFGELGVNIDVSVPVINLDDTGYGARTQSVDVIRGVWVVFEEPGFCGESYILEKGLYGSPEDWGALQPRVASAMPVVLDDFENAAKFKVQLFSEPGFQGSVLSLEDSAASLPDGISVASCKVLAGSWLAFEGPDFTGRMYVLEVGNYPDLRAMGCVNASASILSLQTAGFEFSLPSITLFERCDLRGKRVVLTDGSVNLQLAGGCSRVQSVAVEGGMWVLYEGINYRGAQILLKPGEVLDWRKFSSWKKIGSLRPLIQKQVHFRLRNRQTGLMMSVTGDLDNVKLMRIQETEETDGFEQIWFYQNGHLHCQLLEECCLCPSGSVTMPGSRVGLIPELDSEIHLWSITPEGFIRYTPTPDLVLDVKGGLHYDKNHVILQTLDPHKLQQRWDVEII